atcaaccactgcaatgaaagTATAAACTAAGttagacattgattacagcacaagatctgttcaaagaatttagagcatcaaagggttaaaatacatcaaaatatGAGGAAAACCTCCTTTAAAGGCCAAGAATAACATTTATAGAATTAATAgacttaaaaaataataatttacagagttgaatatgaaaatatattttttcagatgaagaaaaaggaaatcTCCATGGCCTTGGCAGGTTTCAATTCTAGTGGCATCATATCGATgctgaaaaacttttttttttttttttttaagccagaGATATCTAGGTTATGGGAGCATTATGGCCTGGGGGGCTttttatggaaaaaataaaatctgtttagAATTTGTTGATGAAATGATAAATTCAGAATCTAATATGAAACTTATGAATAAACATTGAACCCCTTATTtattctcaaaatgaaaaatggatcgATCAATAAGACACAAATCACAGAAGACCACAGAATACTTTGAAAAGAGTGATACAGATGTGATGAACTGGCTGCCAAGTCCCCAGACCTTAATCCCATCAGAACGTTATGGGGATTTATGACAAGAAAAGTTtatactgatggaaaacagttcaaTAACAAGGATGATCTGAAAAACTCAATGATTAAAGATGGGACAGAATTGATGGGAAATTGCTGCTTTCTCTGATTCATCACCAAAAAGGTGTGCAGAAGtgactttacattatttgaGACAATAAATTATTAAGTTCTTACCtttttatcttaatttttaattatatttaatcaaatttataaccttgccagcaagttgatttctcgcgatatttgtgagttcacaaatctctcaagaaaccatcttgctccgctcccacattcacttttcgtacagagccaagttggcacgggccaatcacgcagcagtattcgtgtgtggggcgggatatccgggtgtgaagacgacaccaagcgccagtagatcaaaacaaacatggcaacggaggacaacgatcgtgtagatgctgctattaagtcagttttagctgaatctcctatcgcttctttgaaggaagaacaacgagaggcgctttgcgcatttctggatggtaaagatgtttgtgcttttttacctacgggttttggtcagagtttaatctaccaattggctccgctcgttgtgaagatcccgcgattggctaaaaacaaacctgtcagaggcgggacatactgttgcattgtccaatccgtgcctctttcctccgaacggatttacatggagcggtcccagattgatattgtggagtactatcaagtactacacaattattaatctggatATTGCCAGGTTATCAAATTTAGCCCTCAAAGGAAATGTAAAGAACTATAAAGActtgaacaaaaaaatagatatttttagtAGTGAAAGgattcaaaaaaacaaaatttgaaaatatatgATATTCTATATGtaaattcatacctgttcttaTTTTCATGTCACGAACTGTATATTGTAAAGGTTCATTGTATTATCTGGAGGAATATTTTTTCACTAAATATCAATGTTGGCCCTCGACTTTGTCcaagttttacattttggcCCACTGTCTATTTGAGTTTGATACCCCTGGTCCAAACTGTCCGTGTCAAATCAGCATGCTGGTTCCATAAATACACATAGCATAGCAACAGCATTAAGAAAAGTCTTCCTGAAAAGctcaataaatgtgttttcattggaTATTGACGAAACCCCTTGCCAGCACATGGACAACATTCTTAAtgtgtttgttggtttttatgATGATGCTTCCAAAGTAACGCAACATCTGGCAGACAGAAAAGTGAACATTGCCTCAACACTAATGGAAGAAGTAAAAGaggtcagaaagaaagaagaaatagatgggaaaaaatatagattCAGCTTACCTGTTCTTGTAGCactgtaaatgtttttctttaattgagCTGAACTGTAGTTTTCTTTATTAaactgtatttgtttattttctattttcttatttatttgtaattatttatcAGTTCTTAGagcattttaatgttgttttgatATTATTTGAACTGAACTATAGCTTGTTGTTagaaactatatatatatatgtatatgtgtgtgtacatatagatagataaatagatatgtgtatgtgtggcGTGAGGAGCTGTTGGAGGGGAATGGGAATGAATGGCTAGGATTTAGACAGATGTTGCGACAACGCCACCCAGGGGAATTTCACCCCTGGGACATTCTACTCACATGATCAACCAAGGACCATTTAAACACTCAAGGCACACAGGTTCAAAATCACTCGGTCAAGAGACGTGTtccaaaaatataacaatttatttatttacttataatgttaattttaaataaGTCAAGGCCACCAGTTTAAAATAGGAGATCAGGAGTACTCAACTTAAATATTAAGAAGTAGGTTGGTTTACCATAGCggcagacaaaaataagaaatcagaaaatcaaAAGAGAAAAAGGGGTCCAAATAATCACACCTGTGACACGAAACCAACGAAAAAAAGGGGATCTGTGAACCACCACCAGGGATTAAACTGCCACCGAGGCTCACCAAAcctgcacaaaagaaacaaatgattCCCAATTTAACAGACCTGGTGACCAGACCAATATACTCTATTAAAagtacacacacgcacacacacactcacttcacAAAACAGTATTTAAAACACATGTACAATATTAGGCCACAATAATCCTTGTAGCCTAGGGCTTTAACGCCGAAAGTGCAGTACAATAAAACGACGCAACGAGCCCACAGAAAAGACAATACAGCCGTAGgctatggagttagaacagtctcataattcacaaatgcacacagaagaactcacaaatgtaaactgcaatccacaaatgcacacagaagaattcacacatgtgaactggggttcacaaatgtaaactgcaatccacaaataaattaagaaagttcacaaatgtatttctgcattcacaaactgcttttgtgtgtgaatcttttttgagactgctctgccgtcagctcgatccacaaatgcatttttttcaacacggaagtttatgtagccaatcagatgtctccctcctttcagccaatcacagaaactcaccccacgtgggggtgggtgtactgttcagccaatcatatgaacgcgtccgcacagcgttatacttgaccgtgtcattgggctgaagagtgaagctgcccgtcggagagaccatggcgtctgatggggacaatagaccctttatttgtttacaaacattgtgacgttttttgtggccggggcttatgctggaggcaaaagctgagcgagaagtcaagcgggactgggagtatacaGTTTGCactgggagtttgcagcgcaaactcgagcatttttaacccgttaaacttcagtgtaccgccggcggtacacttactaatttgcataggaatttaaagaatgtccgaagactgcaaacgcgaatatataaacattatacgccgatggaaagcttagattctcatgaatccgctggtataaaccactttcagatgtgattaccacagcggataatataaacacatttgtccgacaaacaacgaatatccatccatccgttctctatacatggctttaacgcacacagcgcgactcacatttccgggttcattattacacacagatgaaaataatccacaaaaaacggccataatccaaccttttacatccagatgacacaagccagtaaactattttgtccaaaacatgtcttgaagtcggtatataatccacgaatcggtcgttttaaaggaaatgcacctcgcgatttataggattccaccgaacactcgtgctcagagggaacgaagacagttgtggttaaatgcactgaggtgaaaagactggacagagacgatcagctgcagtcaattccagccattttcagtacaaaaaatcgctaatattctatttgtaaataaaaaatattcaattcaattcaattcagttcagctttattccagacactgggtccaaatacacacaccataaggacacaacaagacacacaaaaaaaatgcaatcaaaaacaataacccgttaaatatgacgagaaatacagggcatattggacgcgcatcgcgaggtgcatttcctttaaaacgaccgattcgtggatcatataccgtcttcaagacatgttttggacaaaatagtttactggcttgtgtcgtctggatgtccaaggttggattatggccgttttttgtggaatattttcatctgtgtgtaataatgaacctgcaaatgtgagtcgcgctgtgtgcgttgaagccgtgtacagagaaaggatggatggatattcattgtttgtcggacaaatgtgtttatattatccgctgtggtaatcacatctgaaagtggtttataccagcggattcatgagaatctaagctttccatcggcgtataatgtttatatattcgcgtttgcagtcttcggacattctttaaattcctatgcaaattagtaagtgtaccgccggcggtacactgaagtttaacgggttaaaaatgctcgagtttgcgctgcaaactcccagtGCAAACtgtatactcccagtcccgcttgacttctcgctcagcttttgcctccagcataagccccgcccacaaaaaacgtcacaatgtttgtaaacaaataaagggtctattgtccccatcagacgccatggtctctccgacgagcagcttcactcttcagcccaatgacacggtcaagtataacgctgtgcggacgcgttcatatgattggctgaacagtacacccacccccacgtggggtgagtttctgtgattggctgaaaggagggagacatctgattggctacagaaacttccgtgttgaaaaaaatgcatttgtggatcgagctgacggcagagcagtctcaaaaaagattcacacacaaaagcagtttgtgaatgcagaaatacatttgcgaactttcttaatttatttgtggattgcagtttacatttgtgaaccccagttcacatgtgtgaattcttctgtgtgcatttgtggattgcagtttacatttgtgagttcttctgtgtgcatttgtgaattatgagactgttctaactccatagtAGGCAAACAGAGCCGACATAGCCGTAGGGGCAAAAGCGAGCCGAAACAGTCGTAGGGGGAAAAAGAGAGCCGAAACAGCAGCCAGTCCAGGGAAGCGGTGACGTCCAACAAACCACATGCTTAGCTGCAGCCTAGTAAAGGTAAACAATTAAGCATAATTATCATTAAATGATTCACCACCTGTGCTTCATTGATCACTTCCCCATTAGAGCGATACATACCCGATTAGCCGTGGCACAGCGTAGCAGCAAGCAGGCGGAGGAAATCCACCAACAACCGTGGCAGTTATGCTACAGCAACCACACAACAAAAATCAGGGACCAGTTAACACATCAGATAACACACAGCGGACAACATTAGCTTACCCTGCCGACACAGACGCACCCATGGCACGCTGAACGGAGCGACCCGTCTCCCAGCGTCACTACACAGAGCAAAACAAGCTGTCACTAAGTGCGCCGCACATTACAGAAAGACGGAGGGGAAAAGCCCATTACTTGTACCAGCGGTATTATGTGCGCCTCGATCTGCCACGTCAGACCCAGCACGCCCGGCTGCAGTCACCGCCACGAGGAGAGCTCAAAAGAAAGCATGTGGCTGAGATAAATCCATCCacctgtgtgtgtatatatatatatatgtcagggtagagactgcgatttggtggagttggagtttctactagtcgagattgcgattggagtctctaccagtagagattggagtttctaccagtagaattggagtttctaccagtagagtttgcgattgtaatctctaccagtagaaactccaatcctaccagtagagatggaactttaaatctgacccctgccctgacccctgaccctaaccttaaaagtctaaccttagccctgacaaatctctactggtaggattggagtttctactggtagagattgcgatcgcagtctctactggtagaaactccaactctaacaaattgcagtctctaccctgacatatatacaCAGTGGCGCCGGATGCCGCCCCGCTGTCACAGCGGCGATTGAACTGGCACAGTGCCACACAGTGGCCAGGAGGGAGAAACCGTCCGGCCACATCTGCAtatattagggctgcaactaacgattattttaataattgattaatcGGTCGATTATTTTTTCGACTAATCGATGAATcggattttaaaaaatttaatttcctcctctttattcagaaatagaagatttggaatgacagagCAAATACGATCATTATAGTGAAGCCTTTCTCTTCAGCCATCTAcagaggcctcatgtcagtgacgGTCAtggatgctctcagtcagacagctgcttgctgtggtggacatgatgtctttctcatcatgaagcctgtcaatgtaattcatcctgcctcactccaacacagaccagtgtcttcactctgacattgacagaaaattaaaacttgaggcttaatcttcaaattattaccacCATAGTGTGCAAGTTACGTTTATTTATAATGCATATCCAAACCCTGCTTAAGCTGATTatctatcaatcaatcaatcaatcaatcaatcaatcaatcaatcaatcaatctttatttataaagcccttttcatgccagggagcagctcaaagtgctttacataaaaacaatacaacaattaaaagcacttaatacaagagatataaaaacaaacacgcgcacacacatacaaatccacataaacacacactcacacaaactcaGGAATTAAGAACACTAGAGGAAACGCTATCTCACACAGTGGGGAAAGGATGAGATTCAACTGAAATAAAACCtatctctcacagtcacacatgccctatcactgtcattaatcagctaacaagctaacatcAGGCAGCTACCAGAGAGACTAAAGTTATGCTTCCTCACTTTAGCGTAGGATAATGTAGTGACTTAAAGtttgtgtccactagatgcaaCACATCGCATGTggcatgctggtccggttggtgcgtttccagctgcgatccggtgtatttacctgcagctcatttgcataaagtagactcgacttctactgtcctcaaacatctaaactagccttCGGTGAACTGAAACaaagacagattcagctgctgcagcttatttCTCGTCTCAATTGCTTCAGAAATACATTTCCCTGAAGTGTTTCCGAAATAATAGAGAAAGTTTGCCGccgagccgctgtgtttatcagacttATCTACCGGACagtcaagctgaaagcgcggTCACATGACCACGTAGTGGTCCGCTCGTGACGTCCGTCATCTGTGCGTTGCCATGCGGGAAAATCACATGTAGTGGACaagcttcatgtttttgttttgtgaagtgTGAAATGCTCCTACACTTTTGAGGACTTaggtcaaactgttttctccgtgctggtcatgtttcatttcttGAATTTATTCTTCCTTTGAAAACActgcctctgctctgcctccacctcgctctgcaggtgaagtagacAGCGATGGCGAGTGACATATGAATCGCGCgacacaacgaatcgataatgcaattcgttgccaacgcttttaataatcgattagtATCGATTTTATCGATTggttgttgcagccctagtaTATATTGCATTGTAGCTGTTTACATAGttgtatttctgaaaaaaattgtgcaaaagGTGAATCAATGTCCTATTCCATGTCTTTTACTGATTAATTgctaaacattttatttgtagcATGTTGTAGTCACATGGagaatatttttcactttaagccctgtatatgtctctgtgtgataaagtgagagttaactgttgatgttgatccacagagtggagcagcagaactcagaggttcccagagctcagtctgtccagcagcatcacctggactccatatttatggtgagttcatggacaacaagttgttctccatctgttgtgttcaggcgtctccatgctgctctttgtagtccagtggactgtcagtgtgtccaacatggatctgatgtttggctccatgatttcactctgatggactcattgacacatttctctgttccagctgctggaggacaacatggtgacttttgtgaagaaggagctgaagaagatgcagaaggttgtgagtccagattacccagaatgctcctcagagagtcagagggaggatgaggaggagttggagggtgatgatgaagatgagaggagcagcagagagatgtttgagcagatcacagtgttgttcctgaggaggatgaagcaggagaagctggctgactgtctgcagagcagtaagaggatttgtgtaaagactgaagctgctgatcaacagaacatttactaaagtctctgaatatcttcacacaatcagtctttaggggacaaactgttaccttcactttattgctactttggtgctttaatatccagcttacttctacttcactctttctttcttgtgttttcattcagaacttgctgctgcagtttgtggacGCGAACTTAAATgtggtctgaagaagaagttccagagagtgtttgagggcatcgctaaagcaggacagaagaccctcctgaatgagatctacacagagctgtacatcacagagggagggactgcagaggtcaatgatgaacatgaggtcagacagattgaagcagcatccaggaaagcagacagagcagaaagaagcatcagagcagaagacatctttagaggctcacctggaagagatggaccaatcagaacagtgatgacaaagggagtggctggcatcgggaaaacagtgttaacacagaagttgactctggactgggctgaagacaaaagcaaccaggacatccacttcatgtttccattgactttcagagagctgaatgtgctgaaagagagaaagttgagcttgatggaacttgttcatcacttcttcagtgaaaccaaagcagcaggaatgtgcagctttgaacacttccaggttgtgttgatctttgacggtctggatgagtgtcgccttcctctggacttccacaacaatgaggtcctgactgatcttagagagtccacctcagtggatgtgctgctgacaaacctgatcagggggaatctgcttccctctgctcgcctctggataaccacaagacctgcagcagccaatcagatccctcctgactgtgtggacatggtgacggaggtcagagggttcaccgacccacagaaggaggagtacttcaggaagagatccagagatgaggagcaggccagcagcatcatctcccacatgaagacatctcgaagcctccacatcatgtgccacatcccagtgttctgctggatcactgctacagttctggaggagctgctgagaaacagagaaggaggagatctgcccagaaccctgactgagatgttcatccaccacctggtggttcagaccaaagtcaagaaggtcaagtatgatggaggagctgagacagatccacactggagtccagacagcaggaggatgattgagtctctgggaaaactggcttttaatcagctccagaaaggaaacctgatcttctatgagtccgacctgacagagtgtggcatcgatgtggaagcagcctcagtgtactcaggagtgttcacacaggtctttaaagaggagagagggctgtaccaggacaaggtgttctgcttcgtccatctgagcgttcaggagtttctggctgctcttcatgtccatcagaccttcatcaactctggaatcaacctgctggaagaagaacaacaaaaaacatcctgGTGGTCTGAAGCGTCCCAAAGTAAATCAGCACgtttctaccagagagctgtggacgaggccttacagagtccaaacggacacctggacttgttcctgcgcttcctcctgggtctgtcactgccgaccaatcagaatctcctacgaggcctgctgagacaaacaggaagcagctcacggaccaatcagaaaacagttgagtacatcaaggagaagatcagtgagggtcagtctgcagagagaagcatcaatctgttccactgtctgaatgaactgaaggatgtttctctagtggaggagatccaacagtccctgagatcaggacgtctgtccacaaATTatctgtctcctgctcagtggtcagctctgggcttcatcttactgtcatcagaagaacatctggacgtgtttgacctgaagaaatactgtgcttcagaggaggttcttctgaggctgctgccggtggtcaaagcctccaagaaagttctgtaagtagttggaga
This genomic interval from Acanthochromis polyacanthus isolate Apoly-LR-REF ecotype Palm Island chromosome 2, KAUST_Apoly_ChrSc, whole genome shotgun sequence contains the following:
- the LOC110967928 gene encoding NACHT, LRR and PYD domains-containing protein 3-like isoform X2; its protein translation is MDECEDREEGVPPSKSSLCGEQENQSKAQRNPPGPGPGRGPASSCVSLKSDRSKDHPISFKDHQPPAAEKIHQRPESSGPGPGPGPASSCVSFKSGWSKGHPIEFKGEPGPAAEGVEQQNSEVPRAQSVQQHHLDSIFMLLEDNMVTFVKKELKKMQKVVSPDYPECSSESQREDEEELEGDDEDERSSREMFEQITVLFLRRMKQEKLADCLQSKLAAAVCGRELKCGLKKKFQRVFEGIAKAGQKTLLNEIYTELYITEGGTAEVNDEHEVRQIEAASRKADRAERSIRAEDIFRGSPGRDGPIRTVMTKGVAGIGKTVLTQKLTLDWAEDKSNQDIHFMFPLTFRELNVLKERKLSLMELVHHFFSETKAAGMCSFEHFQVVLIFDGLDECRLPLDFHNNEVLTDLRESTSVDVLLTNLIRGNLLPSARLWITTRPAAANQIPPDCVDMVTEVRGFTDPQKEEYFRKRSRDEEQASSIISHMKTSRSLHIMCHIPVFCWITATVLEELLRNREGGDLPRTLTEMFIHHLVVQTKVKKVKYDGGAETDPHWSPDSRRMIESLGKLAFNQLQKGNLIFYESDLTECGIDVEAASVYSGVFTQVFKEERGLYQDKVFCFVHLSVQEFLAALHVHQTFINSGINLLEEEQQKTSWWSEASQSKSARFYQRAVDEALQSPNGHLDLFLRFLLGLSLPTNQNLLRGLLRQTGSSSRTNQKTVEYIKEKISEGQSAERSINLFHCLNELKDVSLVEEIQQSLRSGRLSTNYLSPAQWSALGFILLSSEEHLDVFDLKKYCASEEVLLRLLPVVKASKKVLLSDCNLSERSCGALSSVLSSQSSRVTELDLTNNNLQDSGVESLSAGLESPHCKLEALRLNNCNLSERSCGALSSVLSSQSSSVTELDLTNNNLQDSGVESLSAGLESPHCKLEALRLSGCLVTEEGCASLASALSLKTSNLRELDLSYNHPGDSGEKMLRAKVEDPHCRLETLRVTPAGVRWLTPGLRKYSCQLTVDTNTVGRKLKLSDNNRKVTRVEEDQSYPDHPDRFDCHQLLCGTGLTGRCYWEVEWRGEVDISVSYRGITRKGGSDDCRFGWNDQSWSLRCSGSGYSVRHNSSSTPIRSSSVSHRVSVYVDVPAGTLSFYRVSSDSLILLHTFNTTFTQPLYPGFWSWSLGSSVSLC
- the LOC110967928 gene encoding NACHT, LRR and PYD domains-containing protein 3-like isoform X1 — translated: MDECEDREEGVPPSKSSLCGEQENQSKAQRNPPGPGPGRGPASSCVSLKSDRSKDHPISFKDHQPPAAEKIHQRPESSGPGPGPGPASSCVSFKSGWSKGHPIEFKGEPGPAAEGVEQQNSEVPRAQSVQQHHLDSIFMLLEDNMVTFVKKELKKMQKVVSPDYPECSSESQREDEEELEGDDEDERSSREMFEQITVLFLRRMKQEKLADCLQSKLAAAVCGRELKCGLKKKFQRVFEGIAKAGQKTLLNEIYTELYITEGGTAEVNDEHEVRQIEAASRKADRAERSIRAEDIFRGSPGRDGPIRTVMTKGVAGIGKTVLTQKLTLDWAEDKSNQDIHFMFPLTFRELNVLKERKLSLMELVHHFFSETKAAGMCSFEHFQVVLIFDGLDECRLPLDFHNNEVLTDLRESTSVDVLLTNLIRGNLLPSARLWITTRPAAANQIPPDCVDMVTEVRGFTDPQKEEYFRKRSRDEEQASSIISHMKTSRSLHIMCHIPVFCWITATVLEELLRNREGGDLPRTLTEMFIHHLVVQTKVKKVKYDGGAETDPHWSPDSRRMIESLGKLAFNQLQKGNLIFYESDLTECGIDVEAASVYSGVFTQVFKEERGLYQDKVFCFVHLSVQEFLAALHVHQTFINSGINLLEEEQQKTSWWSEASQSKSARFYQRAVDEALQSPNGHLDLFLRFLLGLSLPTNQNLLRGLLRQTGSSSRTNQKTVEYIKEKISEGQSAERSINLFHCLNELKDVSLVEEIQQSLRSGRLSTNYLSPAQWSALGFILLSSEEHLDVFDLKKYCASEEVLLRLLPVVKASKKVLLSDCNLSERSCGALSSVLSSQSSRVTELDLTNNNLQDSGVESLSAGLESPHCKLEALRLNNCNLSERSCGALSSVLSSQSSRVTELDLTNNNLQDSGVESLSAGLESPHCKLEALRLNNCNLSERSCGALSSVLSSQSSSVTELDLTNNNLQDSGVESLSAGLESPHCKLEALRLSGCLVTEEGCASLASALSLKTSNLRELDLSYNHPGDSGEKMLRAKVEDPHCRLETLRVTPAGVRWLTPGLRKYSCQLTVDTNTVGRKLKLSDNNRKVTRVEEDQSYPDHPDRFDCHQLLCGTGLTGRCYWEVEWRGEVDISVSYRGITRKGGSDDCRFGWNDQSWSLRCSGSGYSVRHNSSSTPIRSSSVSHRVSVYVDVPAGTLSFYRVSSDSLILLHTFNTTFTQPLYPGFWSWSLGSSVSLC
- the LOC110967928 gene encoding NLR family CARD domain-containing protein 3-like isoform X4, with amino-acid sequence MDECEDREEGVPPSKSSLCGEQENQSKAQRNPPGPGPGRGPASSCVSLKSDRSKDHPISFKDHQPPAAEKIHQRPESSGPGPGPGPASSCVSFKSGWSKGHPIEFKGEPGPAAEGVEQQNSEVPRAQSVQQHHLDSIFMLLEDNMVTFVKKELKKMQKVVSPDYPECSSESQREDEEELEGDDEDERSSREMFEQITVLFLRRMKQEKLADCLQSKLAAAVCGRELKCGLKKKFQRVFEGIAKAGQKTLLNEIYTELYITEGGTAEVNDEHEVRQIEAASRKADRAERSIRAEDIFRGSPGRDGPIRTVMTKGVAGIGKTVLTQKLTLDWAEDKSNQDIHFMFPLTFRELNVLKERKLSLMELVHHFFSETKAAGMCSFEHFQVVLIFDGLDECRLPLDFHNNEVLTDLRESTSVDVLLTNLIRGNLLPSARLWITTRPAAANQIPPDCVDMVTEVRGFTDPQKEEYFRKRSRDEEQASSIISHMKTSRSLHIMCHIPVFCWITATVLEELLRNREGGDLPRTLTEMFIHHLVVQTKVKKVKYDGGAETDPHWSPDSRRMIESLGKLAFNQLQKGNLIFYESDLTECGIDVEAASVYSGVFTQVFKEERGLYQDKVFCFVHLSVQEFLAALHVHQTFINSGINLLEEEQQKTSWWSEASQSKSARFYQRAVDEALQSPNGHLDLFLRFLLGLSLPTNQNLLRGLLRQTGSSSRTNQKTVEYIKEKISEGQSAERSINLFHCLNELKDVSLVEEIQQSLRSGRLSTNYLSPAQWSALGFILLSSEEHLDVFDLKKYCASEEVLLRLLPVVKASKKVLLSDCNLSERSCGALSSVLSSQSSRVTELDLTNNNLQDSGVESLSAGLESPHCKLEALRLSGCLVTEEGCASLASALSLKTSNLRELDLSYNHPGDSGEKMLRAKVEDPHCRLETLRVTPAGVRWLTPGLRKYSCQLTVDTNTVGRKLKLSDNNRKVTRVEEDQSYPDHPDRFDCHQLLCGTGLTGRCYWEVEWRGEVDISVSYRGITRKGGSDDCRFGWNDQSWSLRCSGSGYSVRHNSSSTPIRSSSVSHRVSVYVDVPAGTLSFYRVSSDSLILLHTFNTTFTQPLYPGFWSWSLGSSVSLC
- the LOC110967928 gene encoding NACHT, LRR and PYD domains-containing protein 3-like isoform X3 encodes the protein MDECEDREEGVPPSKSSLCGEQENQSKAQRNPPGPGPGRGPASSCVSLKSDRSKDHPISFKDHQPPAAEKIHQRPESSGPGPGPGPASSCVSFKSGWSKGHPIEFKGEPGPAAEGVEQQNSEVPRAQSVQQHHLDSIFMLLEDNMVTFVKKELKKMQKVVSPDYPECSSESQREDEEELEGDDEDERSSREMFEQITVLFLRRMKQEKLADCLQSKLAAAVCGRELKCGLKKKFQRVFEGIAKAGQKTLLNEIYTELYITEGGTAEVNDEHEVRQIEAASRKADRAERSIRAEDIFRGSPGRDGPIRTVMTKGVAGIGKTVLTQKLTLDWAEDKSNQDIHFMFPLTFRELNVLKERKLSLMELVHHFFSETKAAGMCSFEHFQVVLIFDGLDECRLPLDFHNNEVLTDLRESTSVDVLLTNLIRGNLLPSARLWITTRPAAANQIPPDCVDMVTEVRGFTDPQKEEYFRKRSRDEEQASSIISHMKTSRSLHIMCHIPVFCWITATVLEELLRNREGGDLPRTLTEMFIHHLVVQTKVKKVKYDGGAETDPHWSPDSRRMIESLGKLAFNQLQKGNLIFYESDLTECGIDVEAASVYSGVFTQVFKEERGLYQDKVFCFVHLSVQEFLAALHVHQTFINSGINLLEEEQQKTSWWSEASQSKSARFYQRAVDEALQSPNGHLDLFLRFLLGLSLPTNQNLLRGLLRQTGSSSRTNQKTVEYIKEKISEGQSAERSINLFHCLNELKDVSLVEEIQQSLRSGRLSTNYLSPAQWSALGFILLSSEEHLDVFDLKKYCASEEVLLRLLPVVKASKKVLLSDCNLSERSCGALSSVLSSQSSRVTELDLTNNNLQDSGVESLSAGLESPHCKLEALRLNNCNLSERSCGALSSVLSSQSSRVTELDLTNNNLQDSGVESLSAGLESPHCKLEALRLSGCLVTEEGCASLASALSLKTSNLRELDLSYNHPGDSGEKMLRAKVEDPHCRLETLRVTPAGVRWLTPGLRKYSCQLTVDTNTVGRKLKLSDNNRKVTRVEEDQSYPDHPDRFDCHQLLCGTGLTGRCYWEVEWRGEVDISVSYRGITRKGGSDDCRFGWNDQSWSLRCSGSGYSVRHNSSSTPIRSSSVSHRVSVYVDVPAGTLSFYRVSSDSLILLHTFNTTFTQPLYPGFWSWSLGSSVSLC